GGTGCTCTGATCAGCCGACGTTGGGCAGCCACACGCGAAACCGGGCGCCGCCCAACGGCGACGCCAGGGCCGTCAACGTGCCACCCTGGGCTTCCAGGGCGCGGCGGCTGATCGCCAGGCCCAGGCCAAAGCCGCCGGTGCTGCGGTCGCGGCTGCGGTCGAGGCGATAGAACGGTTCGAAGATGCGTTCGCGCTGGTCCAGCGGAATGCCGATACCATCGTCGTCGACCCAGATCTCACAGCCCTTGGGGCACACCTTGACGCCCACCTGGATGCGCGCGTCGCAGTAACGCGTGGCATTGCGCAGCAGGTTCTGCAACGCACGGGCGGTCAGGCGCGGGTCGAGGCTGAAGCGCTCCACCACGCAATCGAGCACCACATCGATCACGATCTCGGGGTTCTCCAGCTCGTCGTCGACGCTGCCGAGTACGCTGTCGATAAACTCATCAAGCACCACCTCGACCCGCTCCGGCAGTTGCGCCGGGTTTTGCAGGCGGCTGTAAGAGAGCAACTCCAGCACCAGCTCATCCAACTCGCGAATATGCGCCACCAGGCCATGCAGGCGTTCGCGGCTGGCCTCGGGCAGGTCTTCGGACAGCGCCAGGGCCAGGCCGAAGTCCAGGCGCGTCAACGGTGTACGCAGTTCATGGGACACCGCGTTGAGCAAGTCGCGCTGCTGGTTGAGCAGGTGTTCGATGTCATCGGCCATAGTGTCGAATACGGCCGCCAGGCTGCCGATATTGGAACTCGGCGGGATGCGCGTGCGCTCGGCCAGGTTGCCCTTGCCCAGTTGCGCGGCGGTGCTTTTGAGGCGTTCCAGATCACGCCAGTGCGGACGCAACCAGAACAGCAGGCAGGCCAGCAACGCCGCGCCGACCAGCACATTCATCGACCAGTACAGCAGGTTCATGTCCAGCGGGTCTGGGGGGATGGTTAGCTTGACCACGAATTGCTGGTTGAGCGGCGAGCTGATTTCTTCCATCCAGCCCCACTCCCCCAGGCGAATCACTGGTTTGCCCTGCCCCAACAGCGTGGCTTCCTGCGGGGTATAGCTGGCGTCCTGGCGCAGCAGCAGTTGCACTTTGAGCGGCGCGAAGTCGCGGCCCAGTTGCTCGGTGACCTGGGACCAACGCTCCACCGGCGCCCGCTGGTATTGCCTGACGATGAGGGTTTGCTGGCCTCGGGATTGCTCGACGTTGTAGTCCAGGTAACGGTGTTCAAACAGCTGGATGACCAGCTTGGGGATCAGATAGATCGCCGCACTGTAGGTGACGATCGTGATCAGGTAGAGGCGTAGCAGCACACGGAACATGGTTCAGCATTCCCACTCGGAACGGCTGAACAGGTAGCCCTTGCCCCACACCGTCTTGATCTTGCGCGCCTCGCCGGCATGGTCGTCGAACTTGCGGCGCAGCTTGGAGATGGCCACGTCCACCGAGCGGTCGGTGCCGTTGAACTCGATGCCGCGCAGGCGTTGCAGGATCTGGTCGCGGCTGAGCACTTCACCGGCATGCCGGGCCAGCACCACCAGCAGGTTGTATTCACCGCTGGACAACTCCACCGGCTGCTCGCGCCACACCACGGTGCGTTCCGACAGGTCGATGCACAGGTTGCCCATCAGGATCCGGTCGTTGGCCACCTGGGGCTCGGACAGGCTGCTGCGGCGCAACAAGGTACGCACACGGGCCAGCAACACACGCGGCTCGCAGGGTTTGGTCACGTAGTCGTCGGCGCCCATCTCCAGGCCCAGCACCTGGTCGTGGCTGTCGTCGCGGGCGGT
The genomic region above belongs to Pseudomonas sp. S35 and contains:
- a CDS encoding ATP-binding protein, which encodes MFRVLLRLYLITIVTYSAAIYLIPKLVIQLFEHRYLDYNVEQSRGQQTLIVRQYQRAPVERWSQVTEQLGRDFAPLKVQLLLRQDASYTPQEATLLGQGKPVIRLGEWGWMEEISSPLNQQFVVKLTIPPDPLDMNLLYWSMNVLVGAALLACLLFWLRPHWRDLERLKSTAAQLGKGNLAERTRIPPSSNIGSLAAVFDTMADDIEHLLNQQRDLLNAVSHELRTPLTRLDFGLALALSEDLPEASRERLHGLVAHIRELDELVLELLSYSRLQNPAQLPERVEVVLDEFIDSVLGSVDDELENPEIVIDVVLDCVVERFSLDPRLTARALQNLLRNATRYCDARIQVGVKVCPKGCEIWVDDDGIGIPLDQRERIFEPFYRLDRSRDRSTGGFGLGLAISRRALEAQGGTLTALASPLGGARFRVWLPNVG
- a CDS encoding response regulator transcription factor, with product MPNILLVEDDAALSELIASYLERNGYHVSVLSRGDHVRERARLDPPDLVILDLMLPGLDGLQVCRLLRADSAGLPILMLTARDDSHDQVLGLEMGADDYVTKPCEPRVLLARVRTLLRRSSLSEPQVANDRILMGNLCIDLSERTVVWREQPVELSSGEYNLLVVLARHAGEVLSRDQILQRLRGIEFNGTDRSVDVAISKLRRKFDDHAGEARKIKTVWGKGYLFSRSEWEC